Genomic window (Culex pipiens pallens isolate TS chromosome 3, TS_CPP_V2, whole genome shotgun sequence):
CGAGTCGAGATTTCACGGAACTAAATTTGGGATAGTTGTGCAAAGCGGAAGTGTTGCGGCCGCAAACAAAAAATGACATCGCTGTTCGCGCGGGTGTTCCGCCAGGCCGCGGTGACCTTCGAGCAGAAGAACGCCGAACGGTTGCTGACCAATCTGCAGAGTTTACGTGCCCTTATGGAGCAACTAACGCTGGCCGATTTGAACCTGGATCCGGCCGTGGTGACCCCGGAGACGTTCGAGCCGGCCACCAAAGCTCCGTGCACCTTTATAGATATCTACGACAGTGACGCGTTCACGATGTCGGTGTTTGTCCTGCGGGAGAACTACACGATGCCGCTGCACGACCACCCGCGAATGAACGGCCTGCTGAAGGTTGTGGCCGGTTCCGTGCGAATTCAGAGCTTCTCGGAGATTGATCGCCGCGAGGAGCAGGACGCCGACGGGACGGAGCGACGCCACGTACTCGTGAACGTAGAGCAGGAGAAGACACTTGACGCCGGCCAAGGTCCGGAGGGTTGCTGCGGAATGCTTACGCCAACGGAACGAAACTTTCACGAGATAACCGCCATCGGAGGTCCGGCTGCCTTCTTCGACATCCTCAGCCCGCCGTACAACGCCGACATCCCAGTGTACGGCAAGCGAGCCTGCTCGTTCTACCGGAAGTTGCTGCTGCCGGGCGACGCCGCGAGTGCCGATGGCCGCCGAAGGATGGTCCTGGAGAAGATTCCCACCCCGAACCATTACTACTGTGATACGGAGCACTATGAGGTGCCGGATTTTATGTACGCAACCGGGGGCGAATAAGTATTCGAGTCGAAAGTTGTCACCAAGTTCTGTATTAGTCGCGCCAACATAGATACAGTTTTGAATCAGAGAGCGCATTTTTCGGTCATGGCACCCCCTCTCCTCCTACAATCCAATGGCGGCACGCGTTGCACGAGTCGACGACGGCGGGAACCAAGCGTCCTGCGGATCTTTAAGTTAGTTAGTTGTATGAGCACTTCAAAGAACAGTGTaaatcacacaaacacacacacacctgttATTTGTAAATTACATGAGTTGAAAATAAATGCTAAATCTTACTTTTATGCTAAGTATGAAGGTTACCTAAATAACCAGTTGCGTcgacttattttaaatttatccttaacactgacctacaaaaattgacaaaaatgattgcgcaggttcaactcgaggggaaacatgaagtttggggtctccagaaacactttgaatttttcaaaaatatttaggcaTGGCCGAAtgatttttctccaaagtttgtatggagaattagggcggttcgtcgctattgcatacaataaaaaaattgcatgcaatttgtgggagtagtttgtatggagaattagggcggttatGATCATGGttaatatattttgattttaagaaagaaatacaaaataagtttcaaaaatttgtgttgatttatacacatttgaaaagggcagtacgacattgctcttacggccttacattacacgcgtttaaatggggcCTTTCATCTTATTTAAACGCGTGTCTGCAATGTTGTACAGCCCCTTTCGAATGTTGCTCCAGActtttgcgttgttgtgcacctttactcaattatttacaaaatattttaaagttattttagaaacacaaaaatttaaacagtgtacttagttgcgtatttcaattacgaaagttttggtaccctaacatgtattggtcatcgctgaaattttcaagttatcgcagttttagtgaaaaaagtcgattttttcccgtgttcgtcttttttccatttttgcgcgtggcgcgtcgaacaacccagtttttattttcaaaaaatcgtatctcag
Coding sequences:
- the LOC120429157 gene encoding 2-aminoethanethiol dioxygenase, which encodes MTSLFARVFRQAAVTFEQKNAERLLTNLQSLRALMEQLTLADLNLDPAVVTPETFEPATKAPCTFIDIYDSDAFTMSVFVLRENYTMPLHDHPRMNGLLKVVAGSVRIQSFSEIDRREEQDADGTERRHVLVNVEQEKTLDAGQGPEGCCGMLTPTERNFHEITAIGGPAAFFDILSPPYNADIPVYGKRACSFYRKLLLPGDAASADGRRRMVLEKIPTPNHYYCDTEHYEVPDFMYATGGE